A region of Pseudomonas saponiphila DNA encodes the following proteins:
- a CDS encoding phospholipase produces MSGISAQMQQQSQPAGQIIADLDRLFSEQGIAITGDGDTLMLTADGHHTVKYHRPQDLPQPARNARKALPQLRFEGGEHTAIGDSTLLRFVKDGPTIPAWQVELHLPNGLALTYGQVVALGGDFYGIPERPICEGATAAERVQRFNAAFNSLAVLPASKDEARQILAVMQKEVLAANQAIRDGKQPHEAYDALGDTLSEEWNRITGGGSVVSALFPLGRYLKLAANNADHFGEWALAAYVAGHTAALQQAALAGKTADDKQLELAYAMNAFADHFLTDLFSAGHVRVPRKQLAAVVTPSDLGSLITRFMHDEDSKFGLNVSNALGERWHAYGDKRYFDSVDHRNRQQVKQAVQRSADEIFACYLSGNVPAAGSYGALQVLPDLNAAKTGNFSPLFVMSGDKVLRRSDVNNLNDSKTIDNWWGWSTYLLLKNYSPNKPAGYLDTPSAVPSILADGWQSHSPSEPNWLPGQAVRYALSETNGLNESYIGPWSAYVELSDSFQPTLGIPPGTSNSGATGRNVFRQFRGGSPELIGSIDKNTSRFIDRNA; encoded by the coding sequence ATGTCAGGAATCTCTGCACAGATGCAGCAACAGTCACAACCGGCGGGCCAGATCATTGCCGACCTGGATCGCCTGTTCAGTGAACAGGGCATCGCCATCACTGGCGATGGCGACACCCTGATGCTGACCGCCGACGGCCACCACACCGTCAAGTACCACCGCCCGCAAGACCTTCCCCAACCAGCGCGCAACGCCCGCAAGGCATTGCCGCAATTGCGTTTCGAGGGAGGCGAACACACCGCCATCGGTGACAGCACTCTGCTGCGCTTCGTCAAGGATGGCCCGACCATTCCCGCCTGGCAGGTGGAGCTGCACCTGCCCAACGGCCTGGCCCTGACCTACGGCCAGGTGGTGGCCCTGGGAGGCGACTTCTACGGCATTCCCGAGCGCCCCATCTGCGAAGGCGCCACCGCCGCCGAGCGAGTGCAGCGCTTCAACGCCGCCTTCAATTCCCTCGCGGTGCTGCCGGCGTCCAAGGACGAAGCCCGACAGATCCTGGCCGTGATGCAGAAGGAAGTTCTCGCCGCCAATCAGGCGATCCGCGATGGCAAACAGCCCCATGAAGCCTATGACGCCCTGGGCGATACCTTGTCCGAAGAGTGGAACCGGATTACCGGCGGCGGCAGCGTGGTATCCGCGCTGTTCCCCCTGGGCCGCTATCTGAAGCTTGCGGCCAACAACGCCGACCACTTTGGCGAGTGGGCCCTGGCGGCCTATGTCGCCGGGCATACCGCTGCCCTGCAACAGGCGGCTCTGGCGGGCAAAACCGCGGACGACAAGCAACTGGAACTGGCCTACGCGATGAACGCCTTCGCCGACCACTTCCTCACCGACCTGTTTTCCGCCGGCCATGTCCGAGTACCACGCAAGCAACTGGCCGCGGTAGTCACCCCCAGCGACCTGGGCTCGTTGATCACCCGCTTCATGCACGACGAAGACAGCAAGTTCGGCCTCAATGTCAGCAACGCCCTGGGCGAACGCTGGCATGCCTACGGCGACAAGCGCTACTTCGACAGTGTCGATCACCGCAATCGCCAGCAAGTGAAACAGGCAGTACAGCGTTCGGCGGATGAGATCTTCGCCTGCTACCTGAGCGGCAACGTGCCGGCTGCCGGCAGCTATGGGGCGCTTCAGGTGCTGCCGGATCTGAACGCGGCGAAAACCGGCAATTTCTCGCCACTGTTCGTGATGAGCGGGGACAAAGTGCTGCGCCGCAGCGACGTCAACAACCTCAACGACAGCAAAACCATCGACAACTGGTGGGGCTGGAGCACCTACCTGCTGCTGAAGAACTACAGCCCGAACAAACCGGCGGGTTATCTGGACACCCCAAGTGCGGTGCCGTCGATCCTCGCCGACGGCTGGCAGAGCCACAGCCCCAGTGAGCCCAACTGGCTGCCAGGCCAGGCAGTGCGCTATGCCCTCAGCGAAACCAACGGCTTGAACGAGTCCTACATCGGCCCCTGGTCGGCCTATGTCGAACTGAGCGACAGCTTCCAGCCCACCCTGGGCATCCCACCCGGCACCAGCAACAGCGGCGCCACAGGACGCAATGTATTCCGTCAGTTCCGCGGAGGCTCACCGGAGCTGATCGGCTCCATCGACAAGAACACCAGCCGCTTCATCGATCGCAACGCCTGA
- a CDS encoding AEC family transporter, which yields MLAIFFETLSITAPVFAMLFLGLVLKRVGWINDNFIHTASALVFNVTMPALLFLGIVHADLHASLKPGVLIYFSVATLACFALAWCWAIWRCPKEDRGIYTQGAFRGNNAIIGLALAASMYGDYGISLGALLAALVILFYNTLSTVVLAVYSPVIKSDPWSICKSVFSNPLIVSVLVAAPFAYWQIGLPGWLETSGRYLAQMSLPLALICIGGTLSLAALRNSGRMAMSSSLLKMVSLPTLATFGAWLCGFRGAELGILFLYFGSPTAAASFVMARAANGNHELAAAIIVITTVMAAVTTNIGIFVLQWGGWI from the coding sequence ATGCTGGCAATCTTCTTCGAAACCCTGAGCATCACCGCGCCGGTCTTTGCCATGTTGTTTCTTGGGCTGGTGCTCAAGCGCGTTGGCTGGATCAACGACAACTTCATCCATACCGCGTCGGCCCTGGTGTTCAACGTCACCATGCCGGCGCTGTTGTTTCTCGGCATCGTCCACGCCGATCTGCATGCCTCGCTAAAACCCGGGGTGCTGATCTACTTCTCCGTGGCCACCCTGGCCTGTTTCGCCCTGGCCTGGTGCTGGGCGATCTGGCGCTGTCCCAAGGAGGATCGGGGGATCTATACCCAGGGGGCATTTCGCGGCAACAACGCGATCATCGGTCTGGCCCTGGCGGCCAGCATGTACGGGGATTACGGGATTTCCCTGGGGGCGTTGCTCGCGGCGCTGGTGATTCTGTTCTACAACACCCTGTCGACCGTTGTCCTGGCGGTCTACAGCCCGGTGATCAAGTCTGATCCCTGGAGCATCTGCAAGAGCGTATTCAGCAATCCGTTGATCGTCAGCGTGCTGGTGGCGGCGCCGTTCGCCTATTGGCAGATCGGTCTGCCCGGCTGGCTGGAAACCTCGGGCCGCTATCTGGCGCAGATGTCCCTGCCTCTGGCGTTGATCTGCATTGGCGGCACGCTGTCTCTGGCGGCCTTGCGCAACAGCGGGCGGATGGCCATGAGTTCGAGCCTGCTGAAGATGGTGAGCTTGCCGACGCTGGCGACCTTCGGCGCCTGGCTATGCGGCTTTCGTGGTGCGGAGCTGGGGATTTTGTTTCTGTATTTTGGCAGCCCCACCGCGGCGGCGAGCTTTGTCATGGCCAGGGCGGCCAATGGCAATCATGAGCTGGCGGCGGCCATTATCGTCATCACCACGGTGATGGCGGCGGTGACCACCAATATCGGGATCTTTGTCTTGCAGTGGGGCGGTTGGATCTGA
- a CDS encoding carboxymuconolactone decarboxylase family protein encodes MSENKKSGLQMRRQVMGDAFVDRALGNATDFTQPLQDFVNEHAWGGVWNREGLPLKTRSLITLATLTALKCPQELKGHVRGALNNGCTVEEIREALLHCAVYAGVPAAIDAFRAAQEVIETYQQAQ; translated from the coding sequence ATGAGCGAGAACAAGAAAAGCGGACTGCAGATGCGTCGCCAGGTGATGGGCGATGCTTTCGTCGATCGCGCCCTGGGCAATGCCACCGACTTCACCCAACCGCTGCAGGACTTCGTCAACGAGCACGCCTGGGGCGGGGTATGGAATCGTGAAGGGCTGCCGTTGAAAACCCGCAGCCTGATCACCCTGGCCACCCTGACCGCCTTGAAATGCCCGCAGGAGCTCAAAGGCCACGTGCGCGGCGCCCTGAACAATGGCTGCACCGTGGAAGAGATACGTGAAGCCTTGCTGCATTGCGCGGTGTATGCCGGAGTGCCGGCGGCCATCGATGCATTTCGCGCGGCCCAGGAAGTGATAGAGACCTATCAGCAAGCGCAGTGA
- a CDS encoding calcium/sodium antiporter, with protein sequence MIQLISGLVMLIAGAELLVRAAVRLSARLRVRPLIMGLSIVAFGSSAPQMAISLQATLADNTDIAVGSVIGSSIFNILVILGLSALIIPLRVSRQLVRLDIPLMIGASVLVFVLAYNERLTPSDGLILLAALVLYLVLLLRQSRHPARPQPCATGRRGSAPRLSSMLLVLLGLGLLVFAGHLLLGAAVTVADDLGLSERVMGLTVIAISTSLPQLATSLLAALRGQRDIAVGNVIGSNLFNLLGVLGFTALVAPSPLSVSPNALDFDLPVLLSVALLCLPVFYSGYRITRAEGLLFLGLYLAYGLHVVSFTTGMPLAGKLEHLMLFFVLPALVAFLLFSSLRAWRRQHKRETP encoded by the coding sequence GTGATCCAGCTAATCAGCGGCCTGGTGATGCTGATCGCCGGTGCCGAACTGCTGGTGCGCGCGGCCGTGCGCTTGTCGGCGCGCCTGCGGGTGCGTCCACTGATCATGGGCCTGAGCATCGTCGCCTTCGGCAGCAGCGCGCCGCAGATGGCCATCAGCCTGCAGGCGACCCTGGCCGACAACACCGACATTGCCGTGGGCAGCGTGATCGGCAGCAGCATCTTCAACATCCTGGTGATCCTTGGCCTCTCGGCCTTGATCATTCCCCTGCGGGTGTCGCGACAGCTGGTGCGCCTGGATATCCCGCTGATGATCGGCGCCAGTGTGCTGGTGTTTGTCCTGGCCTATAACGAACGCCTCACCCCCTCAGACGGCCTGATCCTGCTGGCGGCCCTGGTGCTCTATCTGGTTCTGCTGCTGCGCCAATCCAGGCACCCGGCGCGGCCGCAGCCTTGCGCCACCGGCCGCCGCGGCAGCGCCCCGCGCCTGAGCAGCATGTTGCTGGTGCTTCTCGGTCTGGGGCTGCTGGTGTTCGCCGGTCACCTGCTGCTCGGAGCGGCGGTCACCGTCGCCGACGACCTTGGCTTGTCGGAACGGGTCATGGGACTGACAGTGATCGCAATCAGTACCTCACTGCCGCAACTGGCCACCTCGCTGCTCGCCGCCCTGCGGGGCCAGAGGGACATTGCCGTGGGCAACGTGATCGGCAGCAACCTGTTCAATCTGCTGGGCGTATTGGGCTTCACGGCGCTGGTCGCGCCGAGTCCGCTCTCGGTTTCGCCCAATGCCCTGGACTTCGACCTGCCGGTACTGCTCAGCGTGGCCCTGCTGTGCCTGCCGGTGTTCTATTCGGGGTATCGCATAACCCGCGCCGAAGGCCTGCTGTTTCTCGGGCTGTACCTCGCCTACGGGCTGCACGTGGTGTCCTTCACCACCGGCATGCCGCTGGCCGGCAAGCTGGAACACTTGATGCTGTTTTTCGTCCTGCCAGCCTTGGTAGCGTTTCTGCTGTTCAGTTCGCTACGGGCCTGGCGCCGCCAACACAAGAGAGAAACGCCATGA
- a CDS encoding septal ring lytic transglycosylase RlpA family protein: MKRLVATSALLALLTGCATSHVIDPRGYDETGTASYYGARHHGNRTASGEPFDQNGLTAAHRELPFGTRVQVTNLGNDKSVVVRINDRGPHTRGRLIDLSRGAAQQLDMLRSGTAKVRVQALSD, from the coding sequence ATGAAGCGTCTGGTTGCCACTAGCGCCCTGCTCGCTCTGCTCACCGGCTGCGCCACCAGCCACGTCATCGACCCTCGGGGCTATGACGAAACCGGCACGGCCTCCTATTACGGCGCTCGCCACCACGGCAATCGCACCGCCAGCGGCGAACCCTTCGACCAGAACGGCCTGACCGCCGCCCACCGCGAGCTGCCCTTCGGCACCCGGGTCCAAGTCACCAACCTGGGCAACGACAAGAGCGTCGTGGTCCGTATCAATGATCGTGGCCCGCACACCCGCGGCCGCCTGATCGACCTATCCCGCGGCGCCGCGCAACAGCTGGACATGCTGCGCAGCGGTACCGCCAAAGTACGGGTCCAGGCCCTCAGCGACTGA
- the gatB gene encoding Asp-tRNA(Asn)/Glu-tRNA(Gln) amidotransferase subunit GatB, which translates to MQWEVVIGLEIHTQLTTQSKIFSGSSTAFGAEPNTQASLVDLGMPGVLPVLNQEAVRMAVMFGLAVDAEIGQHNVFARKNYFYPDLPKGYQISQMDLPIVGKGHLDIPLEDGTMKRVGITRAHLEEDAGKSLHEEFNGSTGIDLNRAGTPLLEIVSEPDMRSAKEAVAYVKAIHALVRYLGICDGNMAEGSLRCDCNVSVRPKGQVEFGTRCEIKNVNSFRFIEKAINTEIRRQIELIEDGGKVIQQTRLYDPNKDETRPMRSKEEANDYRYFPDPDLLPVVIEDSFLDQVRATLPELPPQKRERFQEQFGLSAYDASVLATSREQADYFEKVASIAGDAKLAANWVMVELGSLLNKQGLEIDEAPVSAEQLGGMLLRIKDNTISGKIAKTVFEAMANGEGTADEIIDKRGLKQVTDTGAISAVLDEMLAANAEQVEQYRAADEAKRGKMFGFFVGQAMKASKGKANPQQVNELLKSKLEG; encoded by the coding sequence ATGCAATGGGAAGTCGTGATCGGGCTGGAGATTCATACCCAGCTCACCACTCAATCGAAGATTTTCTCCGGTAGCTCCACCGCCTTCGGTGCCGAGCCCAACACCCAGGCCAGCCTGGTCGACCTGGGCATGCCCGGCGTGCTGCCGGTGCTGAACCAGGAAGCGGTGCGCATGGCGGTGATGTTCGGCCTGGCGGTAGACGCCGAGATCGGCCAGCACAACGTGTTCGCCCGCAAGAACTACTTCTACCCGGACCTGCCCAAGGGCTACCAGATCAGCCAGATGGACCTGCCAATCGTCGGCAAGGGCCACCTGGACATCCCTCTGGAAGACGGCACCATGAAACGCGTCGGCATCACGCGCGCGCACCTGGAAGAAGATGCCGGCAAGAGCCTGCATGAAGAATTCAACGGTTCTACCGGCATCGACCTGAACCGCGCCGGCACGCCACTGCTGGAAATCGTCTCCGAGCCGGACATGCGCAGCGCCAAGGAAGCCGTGGCCTACGTCAAGGCGATCCACGCCCTGGTGCGCTACCTGGGCATCTGCGACGGCAACATGGCCGAAGGCTCGCTGCGTTGCGACTGCAACGTTTCGGTCCGGCCCAAAGGCCAGGTCGAGTTCGGCACCCGCTGCGAGATCAAGAACGTCAACTCGTTCCGCTTTATCGAAAAGGCCATCAACACCGAGATCCGTCGCCAGATCGAGCTGATCGAAGACGGCGGCAAGGTGATCCAGCAGACCCGCCTGTACGACCCGAACAAGGACGAAACCCGTCCGATGCGCAGCAAGGAAGAAGCCAACGACTACCGTTACTTCCCCGATCCGGATCTGCTGCCGGTGGTCATCGAGGACTCCTTCCTCGACCAGGTGCGCGCCACCCTGCCCGAGCTGCCACCGCAGAAACGCGAGCGCTTCCAGGAGCAGTTCGGCCTCTCGGCCTACGATGCCAGCGTCCTGGCCACCAGCCGCGAACAAGCGGACTACTTCGAGAAAGTCGCGAGCATCGCCGGTGACGCCAAGCTCGCCGCCAACTGGGTCATGGTTGAGCTCGGCAGCCTGTTGAACAAGCAGGGCCTGGAAATCGACGAAGCCCCGGTTTCCGCCGAACAGCTGGGCGGGATGCTGCTGCGGATCAAGGACAACACCATCTCCGGCAAGATCGCCAAGACCGTGTTCGAAGCCATGGCCAATGGCGAGGGCACGGCGGACGAGATCATCGACAAGCGCGGCCTCAAGCAGGTCACCGACACCGGCGCGATCTCCGCCGTGCTGGACGAGATGCTCGCGGCCAACGCCGAACAGGTCGAACAATACCGTGCTGCCGATGAGGCCAAGCGCGGCAAGATGTTCGGCTTCTTCGTCGGCCAGGCGATGAAAGCCTCCAAAGGCAAGGCCAACCCGCAACAGGTCAACGAACTGCTGAAAAGCAAGCTCGAAGGCTGA
- the gatA gene encoding Asp-tRNA(Asn)/Glu-tRNA(Gln) amidotransferase subunit GatA, whose translation MHHMTLAEIARGLADKKFSSVELTQTLLARIAQLDPQINSFISLTQDLALSQAQAADTRRANGESGVLLGAPIAHKDLFCTQGIRTSCGSKMLDNFKAPYDATVVAKLAAAGTVTLGKTNMDEFAMGSANESSWYGAVKNPWNLEHVPGGSSGGSAAAVAARLLPAATATDTGGSIRQPAAFTNLTGLKPTYGRVSRWGMIAYASSLDQGGPLARTAEDCAILLQGMAGFDPNDSTSIDEPVPDYSADLNGSLQGLRIGVPKEYFSAGLDPRIAELIHTSVKELEKLGAVIKEISLPNMQHAIPAYYVIAPAEASSNLSRFDGVRFGYRCENPANLEDMYKRSRGEGFGSEVQRRIMVGAYALSAGYYDAYYLKAQKIRRLVKNDFMAAFKEVDIILGPTTPNPAWKLGAKSSDPVAEYLEDVYTITANLAGLPGLSMPAGFVDGLPVGVQLLAPYFQEGRLLNVAHQYQLNTDWHTRTPTGF comes from the coding sequence ATGCACCACATGACTCTGGCCGAGATCGCCCGCGGCCTCGCCGACAAGAAATTCTCTTCCGTAGAACTGACCCAGACCCTGCTGGCGCGTATCGCCCAGCTGGATCCGCAGATCAACAGCTTCATCAGCCTCACCCAGGACCTGGCCCTGAGCCAGGCCCAGGCCGCCGACACCCGTCGCGCCAACGGTGAGAGCGGTGTCCTGCTCGGCGCGCCGATCGCCCACAAGGATCTGTTCTGCACCCAGGGCATCCGCACCAGTTGCGGCTCGAAGATGCTCGACAATTTCAAGGCGCCCTACGACGCCACCGTGGTCGCCAAGCTGGCCGCCGCCGGGACCGTGACCCTGGGCAAGACCAACATGGACGAATTCGCCATGGGCTCGGCCAACGAGTCGAGCTGGTACGGCGCGGTGAAAAACCCGTGGAACCTGGAACACGTACCGGGTGGTTCGTCAGGCGGTTCCGCCGCAGCGGTTGCTGCGCGCCTGCTGCCAGCCGCCACCGCCACCGACACCGGCGGCTCGATCCGCCAACCGGCCGCCTTCACCAACCTCACCGGCCTGAAGCCGACCTACGGTCGCGTTTCCCGCTGGGGCATGATCGCCTACGCTTCCAGCCTCGATCAGGGTGGCCCGCTGGCACGCACCGCCGAAGACTGCGCAATCCTGCTGCAAGGCATGGCCGGCTTCGACCCGAACGACTCCACCAGCATCGATGAACCGGTGCCGGACTACAGCGCCGACCTCAACGGTTCGCTGCAGGGCCTGCGCATCGGCGTGCCGAAGGAGTACTTCAGCGCCGGTCTCGACCCGCGCATCGCCGAGCTGATCCACACCAGCGTCAAGGAGCTGGAAAAGCTCGGCGCGGTGATCAAGGAAATCAGCCTGCCGAACATGCAGCACGCGATTCCTGCGTACTACGTGATCGCCCCGGCGGAAGCCTCCTCCAACCTGTCGCGTTTCGACGGCGTGCGTTTCGGCTACCGCTGCGAGAACCCGGCCAATCTCGAAGACATGTACAAGCGCTCCCGCGGCGAAGGCTTCGGCAGCGAGGTACAGCGCCGGATCATGGTCGGTGCCTATGCCCTGTCCGCCGGCTACTACGACGCCTACTACCTCAAGGCGCAGAAAATCCGTCGCCTGGTGAAGAACGACTTCATGGCCGCGTTCAAAGAGGTCGACATCATCCTCGGCCCGACCACGCCCAACCCGGCCTGGAAGCTCGGCGCCAAGAGCAGCGACCCGGTCGCTGAGTACCTGGAAGACGTCTACACCATCACCGCCAACCTCGCCGGCCTGCCGGGCCTGTCGATGCCGGCCGGTTTCGTCGACGGCTTGCCGGTCGGCGTGCAACTGCTCGCCCCGTATTTCCAGGAAGGCCGCTTGCTCAACGTTGCGCACCAGTATCAGTTGAACACTGACTGGCACACCCGCACCCCAACCGGCTTCTGA
- the gatC gene encoding Asp-tRNA(Asn)/Glu-tRNA(Gln) amidotransferase subunit GatC, whose product MALERSDVEKIAHLASIKLNEGDLPHITSALNSILGLVDEMQAVDTDGIEPLAHPLEANQRLRADVVTESNHREAYQSIAPAVESGLYLVPKVID is encoded by the coding sequence ATGGCGCTTGAACGCTCCGACGTGGAAAAAATCGCTCATTTGGCCAGCATCAAGCTCAATGAAGGCGATCTTCCACACATCACCTCCGCCCTGAACAGCATTCTCGGGCTGGTGGATGAAATGCAGGCAGTCGATACCGACGGTATCGAGCCCCTGGCTCACCCTCTGGAAGCCAACCAGCGCCTGCGCGCAGACGTTGTGACCGAGTCCAATCATCGCGAGGCTTATCAGTCCATCGCACCAGCGGTCGAAAGCGGCCTGTATCTGGTTCCGAAAGTCATCGACTAA
- the mreB gene encoding rod shape-determining protein MreB, with amino-acid sequence MFKKLRGMFSSDLSIDLGTANTLIYVRERGIVLNEPSVVAIRTHGNQKSVVAVGTEAKRMLGRTPGNIAAIRPMKDGVIADFSVCEKMLQYFINKVHENSFLQPSPRVLICVPCKSTQVERRAIRESALGAGAREVFLIEEPMAAAIGAGLPVEEARGSMVVDIGGGTTEIALISLNGVVYAESVRVGGDRFDEAIITYVRRNYGSLIGESTAERIKQEIGTAYPGGEVREVDVRGRNLAEGVPRAFTLNSNEVLEALQESLATIVQAVKSALEQSPPELASDIAERGLVLTGGGALLRDLDKLLAQETGLPVIVAEDPLTCVARGGGRALEMMDKHTMDLLSSE; translated from the coding sequence ATGTTCAAGAAACTGCGTGGCATGTTTTCCAGCGATCTTTCCATTGACCTGGGCACTGCCAACACCCTTATTTACGTGCGCGAGCGCGGTATTGTCCTGAATGAACCATCGGTTGTGGCCATTCGGACCCACGGTAATCAGAAAAGTGTTGTCGCGGTTGGTACTGAGGCCAAGCGCATGCTCGGTCGTACTCCGGGCAACATTGCCGCCATTCGTCCGATGAAGGACGGCGTGATCGCCGACTTCAGCGTCTGCGAAAAGATGCTGCAGTACTTCATCAACAAGGTTCATGAAAACAGCTTTCTGCAGCCCAGCCCTCGCGTGCTGATCTGCGTTCCATGCAAGTCCACCCAGGTTGAACGTCGCGCCATCCGTGAATCGGCCCTTGGTGCCGGTGCCCGTGAAGTGTTCCTGATCGAAGAGCCTATGGCCGCCGCCATCGGTGCCGGCCTGCCGGTTGAAGAAGCTCGCGGTTCGATGGTCGTGGACATCGGTGGTGGTACCACTGAAATCGCCCTGATCTCCCTGAACGGCGTGGTCTACGCCGAATCCGTGCGGGTTGGCGGCGACCGTTTCGACGAAGCGATCATCACCTACGTGCGTCGCAACTACGGCAGCCTGATCGGCGAATCCACCGCCGAGCGCATCAAGCAGGAAATCGGCACCGCCTACCCGGGCGGCGAAGTGCGCGAAGTCGACGTGCGCGGCCGTAACCTGGCCGAAGGCGTGCCACGTGCCTTCACCCTGAACTCCAACGAAGTGCTGGAAGCTCTGCAAGAGTCCCTGGCAACCATCGTTCAGGCAGTGAAAAGCGCCCTGGAGCAATCGCCGCCGGAACTGGCTTCGGACATCGCCGAGCGTGGCCTGGTGCTGACCGGTGGTGGTGCCCTGCTGCGTGATCTGGACAAGCTGCTGGCCCAGGAAACCGGCCTACCGGTGATCGTCGCCGAAGACCCGCTGACCTGTGTCGCTCGCGGCGGTGGCCGTGCATTGGAAATGATGGACAAACACACCATGGACCTGCTCTCCAGCGAATAA
- the mreC gene encoding rod shape-determining protein MreC: MKPLFAKGPSLGVRLLVLVVLSVALMVVDARFTLLKPVRSQMSLVLMQSYWITDLPQRLWQGVASQFGSRTELVAENEKLKTENLLLQGRMQKLAALTEQNVRLRELLNSSALVNEKVEVAELIGMDPNPFTHRIIINKGERDGVFLGQPVLDARGLMGQVVELMPYTSRVLLLTDTTHSIPVQVNRNGLRAIASGTGNPERLELRHVADTADIKEGDLLVSSGLGQRFPAGYPVATVKEVIHDSGQPFAIVRAVPTAALNRSRYLLLVFSDPRTAEERANDAAQAQEAQDQQGGSVAPVVPATVPKPAANAAAPASAAPAAPATPTKPAARAPAKPVHKPVVKPAAAAPATTGGRE; this comes from the coding sequence ATTAAACCGCTTTTCGCCAAAGGCCCCTCATTAGGCGTGCGCCTCCTGGTGCTGGTCGTGCTGTCGGTCGCACTGATGGTGGTCGATGCTCGCTTCACACTGCTCAAGCCGGTGCGTAGCCAGATGTCGCTGGTGCTGATGCAGTCCTACTGGATCACCGACCTGCCGCAGCGGCTATGGCAGGGCGTGGCCAGTCAGTTCGGCAGTCGTACCGAACTGGTCGCTGAAAACGAAAAACTCAAGACCGAGAACCTGCTGCTGCAGGGGCGCATGCAAAAACTAGCGGCCCTGACCGAGCAGAACGTGCGTCTGCGCGAGTTGCTCAATTCCTCGGCGCTGGTCAACGAGAAGGTCGAAGTGGCCGAGTTGATCGGTATGGACCCGAACCCCTTCACCCACCGCATCATCATCAATAAAGGTGAGCGCGACGGTGTCTTTCTCGGTCAGCCGGTGCTCGATGCCCGTGGCCTGATGGGGCAGGTGGTGGAGTTGATGCCCTACACGTCCCGCGTCCTGCTGCTCACCGACACCACCCACAGCATTCCGGTACAGGTCAATCGCAACGGCCTGCGCGCAATCGCTAGCGGCACCGGCAACCCGGAGCGCCTGGAGTTGCGGCATGTGGCCGACACGGCGGATATAAAGGAAGGCGACCTGCTGGTCAGCTCCGGCCTCGGGCAGCGTTTCCCGGCTGGCTATCCGGTGGCCACGGTCAAGGAAGTGATCCACGACTCCGGCCAGCCGTTCGCCATCGTGCGGGCGGTACCCACTGCCGCGTTGAACCGCAGCCGCTACCTGCTGCTGGTGTTCAGCGATCCGCGCACTGCCGAGGAGCGAGCCAACGACGCGGCCCAGGCTCAGGAAGCCCAGGATCAGCAAGGTGGTAGCGTGGCGCCGGTGGTGCCGGCCACGGTGCCCAAGCCGGCGGCGAACGCTGCTGCACCCGCCAGCGCGGCTCCTGCTGCGCCGGCGACTCCGACCAAGCCTGCGGCCCGTGCTCCGGCCAAACCGGTCCATAAACCTGTGGTGAAGCCTGCGGCGGCGGCACCGGCCACCACCGGAGGGAGAGAATAA
- the mreD gene encoding rod shape-determining protein MreD, translating into MAGTPYSQNGWIVWLTFLIGMLLSVSPLPQFMEVLRPLWLALLLAFWALALPHKVGMVTAWCLGLAEDVLYGTLLGQNALILTLITFLVLSLQQRLRMFPMWQQSLVILVIFGLAQLVQLWLSALTGNRQPTLALVLPALVSALLWPWVSFGLRGLRRRFKIN; encoded by the coding sequence ATGGCGGGCACCCCCTATTCACAAAACGGCTGGATCGTCTGGCTGACGTTCCTGATCGGCATGTTGCTCAGCGTGTCGCCACTGCCTCAGTTCATGGAAGTCCTGCGCCCGTTGTGGCTGGCCCTGTTGCTGGCTTTCTGGGCCCTGGCCCTGCCGCACAAGGTCGGCATGGTGACGGCCTGGTGCCTGGGGCTCGCGGAAGACGTGCTCTACGGCACCCTGCTGGGACAGAACGCACTGATTCTGACCCTGATCACATTCCTCGTGCTGTCCTTGCAGCAGCGCCTGCGGATGTTCCCGATGTGGCAGCAAAGCCTGGTGATTCTGGTGATCTTCGGTCTGGCGCAGTTGGTCCAGCTCTGGCTCAGTGCCCTGACCGGCAATCGCCAGCCAACCCTGGCCCTGGTGCTGCCAGCCCTGGTCAGCGCCTTGTTGTGGCCGTGGGTCAGTTTTGGCCTGCGTGGCTTGCGTCGACGTTTCAAAATCAATTAA